The following coding sequences lie in one Gadus macrocephalus chromosome 1, ASM3116895v1 genomic window:
- the ribc1 gene encoding RIB43A-like with coiled-coils protein 1 has product MFAMDFPVDGSREKAVEGRRAAEAERKARIFSTRSRVMGVDLSTLDQQVEERQLKRDAERQREKAFGHLRSSQDRAQLEQDREEQENLSAINSDLAQYWATHQRVEDSRDADLICYQQGASKFTIPEDELGPSSMQVFLGEDAEASQRRREQIVTTERELQAQKEDAETRRTKEKCIEDLVMKTLVHQDLRAVELEAQEEECRRAVRMALSNYNHALAAERTETLRQQHRKDEGQSLAEMGHMVTSDILTECPEAAERGQGRVLTDRWRGMTPQQLSAIYREREEQRLGRQKQQETERAREAAWDLEQMSLARRGEEVERKERELQRDRKIQLDQYNMRLAREQQAHQEHLDKKLYTNKPSGDYFNQFNTTSR; this is encoded by the exons ATGTTCGCGATGGATTTCCCAGTGGACGGCTCCAGAGAGAAGGCTGTGGAGGGCAGACGAGCCGCCGAGGCTGAGCGCAAGGCCCGCATCTTCAGCACACGGAGTCGGGTGATGGGCGTGGATCTGAGTACTTTGgaccagcaggtggaggagagacaACTCAAACGAGACGCAGAGAGACAACGAGAAAAAGCTTTCG GGCACCTGAGAAGCAGTCAAGATAGAGCGCAACTGGAACAAGACAGAGAAGAGCAGGAAAACCTTTCTGCAATAAATAGTGACCTTGCTCAGTATTGGGCCACTCATCAGCGAGTAGAAGATTCCCGTGATGCCGATCTCATATGTTACCAGCAGGGGGCGTCCAAGTTCACGATCCCTGAGGATGAGCTTGGGCCATCCAGTATGCAAGTTTTCCTG GGAGAGGATGCAGAAGCTAGCCAAAGGAGGAGGGAACAGATAGTGACGACGGAGAGAGAGTTGCAGGCGCAGAAGGAGGACGCAGAGACGAGGCGAACGAAGGAGAAGTGTATCG AGGATCTCGTGATGAAGACACTAGTGCATCAAGACCTGAGGGCGGTTGAACTGGAAGCACAGGAAGAAGAGTGTAGGAGAGCTGTCCGCATGGCGCTCAGCAACTACAATCAtgccctg GCTGCGGAGCGGACGGAGACACTGAGGCAGCAGCACCGGAAGGACGAAGGGCAGAGTCTGGCCGAGATGGGCCACATGGTGACCTCCGACATACTGACCGAGTGCCCCGAGGCGGCAGAGAGGGGGCAGGGCCGGGTGCTGACGGACAGGTGGCGGGGGATGACTCCTCAGCAGCTGAGCGCCATCtatagggagagggaggaacagCGGCTCGGCAGACAG AAGCAGCAGGAGActgagagggcgagggaggccGCCTGGGACCTTGAGCAGATGAGTCtggccaggaggggggaggaggtggagaggaaagagagagagctgcagaGAGATAGGAAGATTCAGCTGGACCAGTACAACATGCGGCTAGCCAGGGAGCAGCAAGCACA TCAGGAGCATCTGGACAAGAAGCTGTACACCAACAAGCCCAGTGGAGACTATTTTAACCAGTTCAACACCACCTCACGCTAA